A DNA window from uncultured Methanoregula sp. contains the following coding sequences:
- a CDS encoding histidine kinase N-terminal 7TM domain-containing protein yields MSWQYSSLALIAALAMVILFAFTLFAWKRRHTPGIIPLLVLFAAATIWLAGMAVSMAATDLDTVLFANTLSYPAIVTIPVAYLLFALWYTEHDYRPSRLFLALLFVIPVLSICLVATNNLHHLYYTGFSTIEGPRHTLIWVFGRAPLYWITASYSFVLTLSAILLFAIRYRTVGMLFRNQIALVLAAGLFPFLATLFYYLDLGPEAGFDWTPVMFVISGSLLIAAMLNFELLSLQPLTHSFLVRTIKDGVVATNAGGTITLLNPAGSVLLGVTEDQGVGRQLTEFVPGLGRFITTPCTPGPEGNEITIPRGDSARIFEVQTVAIPPDAGHDGGAILIFRDVTERKNAETAFEKANRKLNLLSGIVRHDIKNKLTALFIYLELAAEDTSRKEEAVDLSKVRDTAEAIRTLADFTQEYQDLGVAAPSWQKPGIILAEAGHNLDCSAILLVDETGGLEILADRLFQRVIYNLLDNAIRYAQGMTRFTLRYAREGGSLILYAEDDGSGIPVADKERIFDRGFGHNTGLGLFLARDILGITGIAIRETGEPGNGARFEMTVPPGAFRFPESEKGL; encoded by the coding sequence ATGAGCTGGCAGTACTCCTCCCTTGCACTTATCGCAGCCTTGGCAATGGTGATCCTTTTTGCATTTACCCTGTTTGCATGGAAGCGTCGCCACACGCCGGGAATAATTCCCCTCCTGGTTCTCTTTGCCGCTGCTACGATATGGCTTGCCGGGATGGCAGTCTCCATGGCGGCAACAGATCTTGATACGGTACTTTTCGCCAATACCCTCTCCTATCCCGCGATTGTTACCATTCCCGTTGCATACCTGCTCTTCGCGCTCTGGTACACCGAGCACGATTACCGGCCATCCCGCCTTTTTCTTGCGCTCCTCTTCGTGATTCCGGTCCTTTCGATCTGTCTTGTGGCAACCAACAACCTGCACCATCTTTACTATACGGGGTTTTCCACCATCGAGGGACCACGGCACACACTCATCTGGGTATTCGGCCGCGCCCCCCTGTACTGGATCACGGCCTCGTATTCGTTTGTCCTGACCCTGTCTGCCATTCTCCTGTTCGCTATCCGGTACAGGACCGTTGGCATGCTTTTCCGGAACCAGATTGCCCTTGTCCTTGCCGCAGGTCTCTTCCCGTTCCTTGCAACCCTCTTCTATTACCTCGATCTTGGTCCCGAGGCGGGATTCGACTGGACACCTGTCATGTTCGTGATCTCGGGATCGCTCCTGATTGCGGCTATGCTCAACTTCGAGCTCTTGTCCCTCCAGCCCCTGACGCACTCGTTCCTGGTCCGGACAATTAAAGACGGGGTTGTTGCAACCAATGCAGGGGGAACCATAACGCTCCTCAATCCTGCCGGATCAGTCCTGCTCGGGGTAACGGAAGACCAGGGTGTGGGCCGGCAGCTGACTGAATTTGTACCCGGACTGGGCCGGTTTATAACAACTCCCTGCACGCCAGGACCGGAGGGAAACGAGATCACGATCCCCCGGGGGGATTCCGCCCGCATCTTTGAAGTCCAGACCGTTGCGATTCCCCCGGATGCGGGGCATGACGGGGGCGCAATCCTGATCTTCCGCGATGTAACGGAACGGAAGAACGCCGAGACCGCATTTGAGAAGGCCAACCGCAAACTCAACCTCCTCTCCGGGATAGTCCGGCACGATATCAAGAATAAGTTGACCGCACTTTTCATCTATCTTGAACTGGCTGCTGAAGATACCAGCAGGAAAGAAGAGGCTGTGGATCTTTCCAAGGTCCGCGATACGGCAGAAGCGATCCGGACGCTTGCCGATTTTACCCAGGAGTACCAGGATCTCGGTGTTGCGGCTCCATCCTGGCAGAAGCCCGGCATTATTCTTGCGGAGGCAGGGCACAATCTCGACTGTTCCGCAATACTGCTCGTGGATGAGACCGGCGGGCTTGAGATTCTTGCGGACCGGCTTTTCCAGCGGGTGATATACAACTTACTGGACAATGCGATCCGGTATGCGCAGGGAATGACCCGCTTCACTCTCCGGTATGCCCGGGAGGGAGGCTCGCTCATCCTGTATGCGGAGGATGATGGTTCAGGGATTCCTGTTGCGGACAAGGAGCGGATCTTTGACCGGGGTTTTGGTCACAATACCGGGCTTGGGCTTTTCCTTGCCCGGGATATCCTCGGGATAACCGGCATCGCGATCCGGGAGACCGGCGAGCCGGGAAACGGGGCCCGGTTCGAGATGACGGTTCCCCCGGGCGCGTTCCGGTTCCCCGAATCCGAAAAAGGATTGTGA
- the pyrH gene encoding UMP kinase: MKTVVISLGGSILIPKLENHTIREYVPVLKKIHKSHRLFVVVGGGGEARRYISVTRELGIDEGTSDEIGILITRLNATMLIAALGSDAYPKVAESHSEAKKFAESGKIVVMGGITPGQTTDAVAAVLSERVGAAVFINATSVDGIYSADPNKVPDAERYDALTPKQLLDIVGGTGLGAGSNNVLDVVAARVVERSGIPLVVLDGRDPKNLSNAILKGKYTGTVVSDKKKKPLPL; the protein is encoded by the coding sequence ATGAAGACGGTTGTCATCTCGCTTGGCGGTTCCATCCTGATCCCGAAACTGGAGAACCACACCATCAGGGAATATGTCCCGGTGCTGAAGAAGATCCACAAGAGCCACCGGCTCTTTGTCGTTGTGGGCGGGGGCGGCGAGGCCCGGCGTTACATCAGCGTGACCCGCGAACTGGGCATTGACGAAGGAACATCGGATGAGATCGGCATTCTCATCACCCGGCTGAATGCAACCATGCTGATCGCGGCTCTCGGCAGCGATGCTTATCCGAAAGTGGCCGAGAGCCATTCGGAGGCCAAGAAGTTTGCCGAATCCGGCAAGATCGTTGTCATGGGCGGGATAACTCCCGGCCAGACCACCGATGCCGTTGCCGCCGTACTTTCCGAACGCGTGGGCGCTGCGGTCTTCATCAATGCCACATCCGTCGACGGCATTTACTCTGCAGATCCGAACAAGGTACCGGATGCCGAGCGGTATGATGCCCTGACCCCGAAACAGTTACTGGATATCGTCGGGGGCACGGGTCTTGGGGCCGGCTCGAACAATGTGCTGGATGTTGTTGCCGCCCGGGTTGTCGAGCGGAGCGGTATCCCGCTCGTGGTGCTGGATGGCCGTGATCCGAAAAACCTTTCAAACGCGATCCTCAAGGGAAAGTATACCGGCACGGTTGTTTCCGACAAAAAGAAGAAGCCGCTGCCTCTGTAA